GAGCTGGTCCTTCCCTTCCATCTTTACACAGATTCCAGGGCTCAGTTCACACAGCAGGATCTGTACAGCACTggagcctctgagccatcttgccagcccttaactgaatttttttttcttctttccttcctttcttttttgatatagctctgactggcctggaatttatgCTGTAGACCGGGCGGAcctagaattcagagatccacctgcctctggctcctgagagcTGAACGTGTGTGGCACACATCCAGCCTACTAGTGTATCTCTCAAGCCAGACAGTGCTTGGCTAGAGCAGCCGTATCTATGGATGTCCGCTATAGTtatcatttcttatttttagaatGGTTTAGGTATTGCAACTATTTCAAAAGCAAAGTCATAGTATTATCATAGTCAGTAAACTAAATATAGTTATTTACACATGGGAAAGAAAGGCAGTCTACTAGAGCCAACACTGTTAACAGTGGTCATCTCTGAGGAATGCAGTGTTGAGGGAACAAGGGGCTGAGACatcctgtttcctttttctttgttgacTTTTGGATcgttttcaaaatatttaagataaagcaaaagctgtatgtatttatttatatatacaatcataagtatatatcatatatgtactatatataattttatgcatatatatacaataaatacaaaATCTCAACATTTCCCAGGATAGCTTCAAACTTGccatatagctgaggatgacactgaacttctgattctcctgcttcctcagtgctaggaCAACAGGCCCAGTTTATAGAGAGAAAGCTCCTGAATTTCACACCCCATGCTCTAGACCACTCTGTCTCTTACCCCAGAATCTTGGCACAGTCATCATAGTACTTCATTGAGTTCTTGACAAAGCTAAAGCCATTGACATCACACACAAAAGAGTGACCATTGGCACGAAGAAGGTCAAATCCACAAACTGTTTGCTGCAAAAGCAAAAAGGCAACAAGAATCAGAGGCGGCTCTCAGatcctgcttctgtttcttccttccacCTCACAGCCCTGTAAGACCAACCTTACCTTAAAAGCTACGCAGACCTTCCTGGCCACCAGCTTTTCCATGGCAGTCAACATGACTGGATATCGAACCTCTTTCCCCTCACTGTCTCGTTCAACTTTCCCATCCAAAGCTGGAGACTTTCTAGCTTCAGCATGGGCATAATCTGGCCCCACTGTGTACACCTGCAGGTACATAGCACCACTGAGTATGCCCACAGCTCACCCTGTATATGAGAAGACAGTATGAGCACTAGAGAAGACAGTATGAGCACTAGGTCTGTAGCCTAGTCCAGAATCAAAAAAGAAAGTCTGCACAGACAAGAGTGGTGGtatctgcctgtaatcccagctcaggaggcagaggcaggaggatctttgtgagttcaatgTCAACCTactctacacagcaagttctaggtcagtcagaactacatagtgagaccctgtcttaaaacaaacaaacaaaaaaaaaccctccaaacaTTAAGAATACAAAGAATGGGGTCAGtgggatagctcagcagttaaagaagTGTGCCGACAAGCCTGATGACTGGAGTTTGATTGCCAAGGTTCATATGGATGAAAGAGAGAAGTGACTCTCGAGTTGCTCTCTGACTCCACATGCATaccatggtgcacacacacacatatgcacacacacatgcatacacatacacacatgcacacacacatgcatacacatacacacatgcacacatacacacacacgagacacacatatgcacacacatgcacacacatgcacacacatacacacacatgcacacatacacacatgcacacacacacacacacaaacacacatacaaataataaatgtaataaaacatcTTACAAAAAGAATAGAGACTGATAATTTTGGTACTGAGCCTTATTTCTCCTTAGGACTCTGGTTGTATTGTCTAGCCCTAATTAACTAATAATTTACCAGTTTTATATGATTTACTGTAGCACCTTGCTCTTGCTCTGAAAGTGAAAGTGAGAATGTCTCTATCTCACTCGTTATCTTTACCTGAGTACGAAGCCAACTGGAATCTTGCTTGATTCTCATTCACACATGCTTCCCCTCCCTCACCCCGACGCCCACCCCGACATTTATGACATCTTAAATCTCTGCATCCACCATAACCTTAACGTCTGTGCCATCCGTTGGCATGAACTCCTCATAGATGTACGATCCTGTCTTCCGGACACTGCTCTCAGGAGAGTACACACTGCTCCGGCTGCCGATCtttaggaggaaaaggaagggtaaCAATATTACCTCAGTCTCCAGGTTTATCCACAGATGCCTTCTCCTTTCCCAACAACCACACTCTGTTCTTCGACTCTCTGACTTCCCAGATGCTCAAATGTCTCCCCTACCTTACGGAAGAGGCGCTGGCTTCCTCCTCCAGCAGAGCTAGGGTAGTAGATGTAAACATTGTGGTCCTCTGCACTCACTGGCTTCTCCACGAAGGGCTTGGGAAAGACAGCTCCATTAACCTCCACCTGGTCTTCACCTTCTATCAGGTTGCACTCTGAAAGATGGGTGTGGAATCGTTCTCGTGGCCTAAGGTTGTAGAGTATTTCCAACTCCTCCTTCCCTGGGGTTTTAATCTATATAACGTTTACATTTTTATGACCGTGGTCTGTAACAGATATGCCGGTGCTTATATGTGGAATTCAGATATGATGATATCTATATAACAGGTCAAAGGCTCTACTTGTCATCCAACAGTCAAAGgcccacacagatacatatacccacacatacgGGAGATGTTTAAAGGACAAATACCGGGTTAAATCATGAATATCAAGCAGGGAACAATCAGACACAGCCAAGGACTCACCCTCAGGACAGGCAGGGTCACGGTTGAGCACAGCATATCGTGGCAGATCAATACCCTCCTCCTGTAGGATCCGGTACACCTCCCTCCTGTCATCCCCAAATAAATTAGCCAGGTAGGAAAAGTGGGGCTGACTAAGGGGAGAGGCTAGGGATTTTATTTGCATGGGGAACCAGAATTCAATAAGATATGATACAAAAAATGAAACATATTTGGCTCTGCTCATCCCAGAGTAGGCTCCCTAAAATGGGCATTTCAGGGTCACCCACCCCTCTGGTCCATAGgaagctatacctgtcttggatGTAATACTGCATGGTCAGATCATTGATAAGGAAGGGGTTTCGAAGCTTGGAATAAGCAACAGCTTTGTCGAGAGGAAAGCCTGTGATGGAGGGGAAAACGGGGACACCAAAGAAGTGAGAGCTGGAGTGAGGAGTGGCAGGAGACTGACCTATTAGAGCCAGCAGCTGCCACTGAGCTCCTCCACACACCCAGCCCAGCACTCATTGGCCTAGCTCGTCAAGTCCAGGATATTCATCAGGAAAAATGAATCCAATTACATGGAGGATTCAACCAGAAATTCAATTCTATCTAACCAAGCCCTAAGTGTCCTGGAGTCATCCTGTGAGGCTGCAGTGTGGGCTTTGAGCCAAATTCAGCAAACCCCGAGATGGGCAAACTCCTCCCCTTCACTGCTCTGCTTTGTTCTGAGAGGCTGATGGCCTCTTACTAATGGTAACGAGGGTTCCACGCACACCGCACTCATGCTTCCCAGACCTCACCTTTGGAGTGGAAAGAAATGAGACAGTGGCAGGGTGGCCAGTTCTCCACGGGCTCATTTAGGATCACATCTTCTCCCAGGATGACAACGGTCAGATAGTCAAATCTGCAGAGCCGCTCTAGGATTTGGGTCATTGGCTTGGACTTGGATTTCTTGGTCATGGCACAGATGCCAACAATAATTTGAGGTTCTGGGGGCTACAGAAAAGAAGTACTATCAAGAACTCCAGAGTCCCACCTATGTCACCTCCAACACTGTCATACATCTTTCAAAGTTCAGGACTTTGGACTGAAGGGATAAAGGATGGCTACCACAGGAGAAACACTGTGAGAAAAGTACTTCTTCAAAAGAAGAAGCCGTGACCATGAGACAAACAGAGGAGGGGCATTTGAACAGGGGTTTCAGAGCGGCAACCCACCAATCTCTCCCGCCCCTCCCCAAGGCAGGATAGAGCCGACTACAAGAGGGAGTCTTATAAACAGGGGCCCCAACACCCAGCTGTGTCCTTCTGCCTAGACTTACCACCTCATCCTCCTCGTCCTCAAGGAGTTCACTGTCACTCTCTCCTGTCCTCATGCCTATTCCACAGGTGCCCAACCCCTCATCTCCAGCTCCAAGAAAGAAGTGGGCCGTAGCGCTCTCGTCCTCGTCCTCATTGGCCGTCAATGACCACATCCCCGCTGACGGAACACCCAGTCATCCCGCTCTGCACAAGAGGGTCCTCTGTCAGCTAAGAATCCAAACACCCTTACGTGGGCAGGGAGAGGGTACAGGGAGCTAGACACTGAGAGGGAACTACAACAGTTCAGAGGGGACAGAATCAAAGTTATGGAAAGGACCAACAGGAAAGAAAACTACATGACTTGACAGGACTAAAGAGAAGTAGGAGGGAAGCAAGGACTCCTTTCCTCCCCTGTTTACCCCAACCCAGCCAAGAACTGGTAAGAGGATCAGCAGCTTAAGCCTTACAGGGCTGGCATGTCACTGATTCTGCCGGCAGGAAACAATGTCAACTCCAGGCAGCAAGGAGAAGAGGCCGCTCTTCAGGGAAGCTACTGTTGACTCCTACCAAGACAAGGTTAGACTGACATTTCAAACCTGGGATTCATTCCACAATATTCCCAGCTGTCTCCACCCCCACAGCACTGCTAGACCCAAGGATTCAAGTCAAGGGCAGAGCTAAGCAACAACTCAGAGGCTTTTGCCTTTCAACTCCATCTTCACCATTACCTGGTATTAATCTGACAAACACTTGTTGAGGACACCCTCCACCCTAAGCATTGTATCAGGGCATTAAATCTGTGCATCCCTTTCTCCTTCACCCCCAACACCTTAAAAGACAGATATCCAGATTCAGAGAGACAATTCAAGGAAAGAAGTCTGGTGCTGGTTGGGGATAAACATCCACACAGCCATTTTCAATCCATTCACTGTCCTCTAGGACTACAAAACCAATGCTGGTCTAGGACAAGATCCTCCGGAGAAGCAGCTACGTTGGGAGAAAGTCCTACTTAAGGTCATATTGGTAATACTGTCTTACGAATCTGGATCAGAAAAAGCAggccatcccacttctgcatgcATGTACCCAGAGTTTTCATGGCACTCTAGTGACTTTGCTGCACAGAAAGACATCTGTCAGGAGACATTTCTGGTTATTAGACAGGAAGGTGCTATGTTGGTATCTCATGAGCAGACGAAAAGAATGTCACAAGAATTCTCAAATGTATATTCTATCTCAGGATCTATCCATTCCAAACTGTTAGCACCACCAAGGTGGATGACTGCTGTGGGAAGACTCCTCCACAGGCGGATGCACACGAGGACATTCTTCTCCTTTCTATGTcaaactaaaacacacacacacacacacagagaaagagagagagagagagagagagagagagagagagacagagacagagacagagacagagacagagacagagacagagggaccaAGAAGGGCCAGCAGGATGGATCAGTAGATGGATGTGTCTGCTGCCAAGCCTACGGTCTGAATTTGGACTCTAGGACCTACATAGTGGAGAGGGAACTGACTCCcataggttgtcctctgacctccacagtgtTCTGTGGGTCCCCACACAGATGTGGCAAACATATACGTTAGATGCAACAGTTCCCAACTTCAAACTGCCAAGGATATAGCACAATTCATTTGCATAAACACCATGTGCTATTTATGACTGCCAAGGCAATTAGTACAAGTTTGttggtggtttttgttgttgttttaagcatTTGTTTTACATATACAGGTGTTCTACCTGTAGGTGTTTATGTACACACATTTGTGTACTGCCCATGTAGGCAGAAGAAAGCACCATGTGCTGGCAACAGATcccaggtcctttgaaagaacaaatagtgcttttaatcactaagccatttttccagcccccaGTTAGGAACAGTTTAAAAGTAGACTAAATTCAGGCATGGTAACATATGTCTTTGGTCTCTGAACTTGGAGGCAAaaacagggagatctctgtgagttcagggctatcctggtctacattgtgagttacaggccagccaagactacacagtgagacttgtctgaaaaacaaaacaaaataggggCTGAAgcaatggttcagtggttaagagcactgactgctcttccagaggtcctgagttcaattcccagcaaccacacggtggctcaaaacctctgtaatggaatccgatgcccacttctggtgtgtctgaagatagagacagtgtactgatataaataaaataaataaatacataatttttaaaatggactGAAGACACCAAATTTGTTACCTTTGAAGAAAAGAGAATGGCGGTAAGAATTTCTAGTGACACCTATACAGCTTAGCCTataaataaatatccattttCAAAGCTCAAAAATGATctgaagcaaatacacacaaggcTAATACTTGCTAGTAGTGGATTATAACAGTATGAGCAACTATTATTATTTTCCAAGAATAAAATTAGTCTCTCGGCAGATATTTTCCATGCCCCACAGCCGTTCTCAGAAACACTAACAACTCTTAATGAAGACAAGAACTCCTTGAGTAAATTAACTTACTACACAGTTATAAAATCTTCAGTAATTTctccattttaatttaaaattcaccCATGACGATAGGGTGGCAGCTTTGATTAGAAAATTATAGATGACCTTTATATAGACCTCGGGTCTTCTTGGTCTTCATCATCTGACGCCTATTGCTCAACCACCACAAGACCAGAACATTCCTCTACATAGCATCTCGAGTTATGCACTGCAGTCTGCACACACGCACGCCTCCTGGCTGACGAGCCATTTCTTTGAATTCCCTTTCAGTGACCTAACCGTGGTATTCCCAAAGATATCTCACAACTTCCCCACTTAGAATTTCACCACATTCTCTGGCCTTTTCTAAAACAAGAGTTCCCCCACGCCCTTGTCTAAGATCCCTCAACCTGTTGCCCTCTAAGTCTCCCctgttttttgtgttgttttgtctttgtttttaaataatatccAGCCATATTCTTAGAATTCTCTTACAACTCTGTAATGGGAAATAACAGGATGGAGAAGCCTGTTCTCAAACATAGACTGAAGGGAGATGAAGGTCCAAATTCCAAGTTAACAAAGCAAAAATAGCCTGTCAGGAATAGCTATGACAAGGCCGGggtttatgtgcatgtgcttcTTGGAGAAGCTGGggttttctgtgttctttcccCGTTATCTTCTCCCCAAACTTCGTTGCATAAGAATTCTACACTGGGGTAAAGGGCAGTCTTACTACAGAAGCAAAGGAGGGAAGGGCTGTGGGGACAAGAAGTCAATCAAAGGAACACCCACACTGCATCAGACCTAGAGGAAGGGTATCCAGCAAGGGTGAACTGTAACTTCTTTAGCTCTTAGAACTGAAGAGAACTCACATAGTTCTCTATTTCTCTGGAATCACCTTGCATTTGAGAGTAGCTCCAACAACAGTAAATAAATCACCGAAACTTTACCACCTTCAACCATGAACCCCCAGGCCTGTGCACCTCTTTTTTACTGgttgttttgaggcaaggtctcactccCTTGCTCAGACCGACCCCaaactcccaagtgttgggattacaggcctgaacTGCTCTGCCTGCTTCCCACTTCCTTCCTACGGCAAGTTTTCATGTTTCCGACGTATTCCTTATTCTGACACGAGTCTGCTGTTTGTTCTCTCTGTCAGCTCACTCAGGCTACCCTCCCCAGTTCGTGATAACGGCTCTTCACTGATTCCCCTAACCTTACTCCCCACCCTGACTGCTGCACACCAATCACTAATGAATGCAATGAATCCAGACAATTTTCCCACTCAGTGACTCCCAGAAGTAAACAACACTTCAAACCTGCACATGAGTCATCACCCTtcttaacacttttttttttttttaagacagactctatgtagctcaggatagcCTTCATCTCaggatcctcttgcttcagcctccagggTACACTTGATAGCATCTCTCCATTAATGATGAACACTTAATGATCCCCTATACCGCCCAAGGTTCCTTCTTCACACTAGCCTTCCTGGAGGTTCACCTCCTCGCCACAGTAACCCCAACATTCAACAGACCTTCTTCCCTGGCcagccagttccttccctcactTCCCCTGCATCCAGCCCCGCGGGTCCTCCCGTCCCTCGGCTTCTCGTGCATGACCCTCTACCTCGGCCCCCTCCCCTGCAATCCAGCCCCTGTCCTCCTCCCAGAGTCCCCAGCCCTGTCCCTGCAAGCCTTCCATCTTCCCAGGTTCTCCTTATTGATCCCTCAGACCCCTCCACACCCGTCTCCTCTCTCACTGACCCCCTCGGCCGTCCTCTCTCTCGGTGCCGGGTCACGAATCCCGCCCTCCCATCCAGACTGCACTCGTTTCTGCCCGCCCCCGCCGTCCCCGCCTCGCTCTCCCTACGCTGACATTGAGGCCTCTCGGTTGCGCCTCTCTCCGAAGCTGTCCCCACCCGGGACTACCCACAGCCCCGAGCGCAGGCCAAGCCCCTTGCCGAGCCCACCCTCCCCGATACCgcccccagccccagccactCCCCCACCGCCCCCGGCCCGCACTCACCCGCCTCCCTCCGCTCGCGCAGCCGAACCTGCCGGCAGCGACACCTGACAGCGGCCCAATCAAAGCGCGACTTCTTTGCGGTCCCACCAATCCGCAGAGGGCGCGCACCGGCAACAGTCAGGCTGCGTTGGCCGGAGCCTCAGAATGGAGGAGGGTGACTCCTAGTGGCCGATTGTGGAAATGCAACCCGATGCTAGTCTGCCTCTTAATTTCCTGCTGCGTTGCCTGTGCACAACACTGATCTCTAGAAAGGCTAACCAGCAAGACCAATGGAatggagacacagaaagaagagGCAAAGTTTGTGACATTGAACCTCCTTGAGGCGGGAAAAAGAGTCTTttgtttctgtaaagcaaaacAAGGTGTGATTAAAGATAGACATAAGCTGAAAATATAGACATAGCTGAGAGTCACTAGGGATGTTGGAGACACGGACAAACAGAGAAGCAGATAGGAAAAATTAAGGGGAGGAATAAAGAGACTAATTTGTGAAAGATACAAGAAAACGGTGGACAAGGAAAACTGAGAAAACTGGTTTCTGTCTCTACAGCCTGCTCCTCTGTTCTCTAGCCTTGGAATCTGAAActctgggtttgaatcccagagCCTACACCATGCTTATTTGTAAGGGTGAAACTAAATTTTATGGGAAAAgagatttgttttgtttagggTTTCAGGCGTTTTTGTCCTTAGTTCCATTGCTTGGGTGATGAGGAGAGGCAGAACATAAATGCTGGCTGGGTATCAGTCACTTGCTTGTTGGCTGACAGCAAGCAGAGAGTGTGGGAGGGGCAAGGGGCAAGATGTATTATCCAAGGCATGCTCACGGGGACCCACTTTCTCCAACTAGGCCTCACATCTTCCCTTTCAGCGTGTTCCAATAATCTTATCACACTATGACTTCATCAAGGGATAAATCCATTAATTAGAGTAGAGCCCTTCTGAGGGCTCTGATCCAACCCCTTTGCAAAAGCCCATCAGCTGGTGATTCACCAAGCCCCAGTACAGGAGCCTgtaaaggacatttttttttatctaaaaaGAATAGATATAGGAATGtattatttctgtgtatgttATTGTTGCCCTTGCATCTTCATTTAGCAGTTTGAATGCCCTCATTTGTTCTTTATGATTTTTAGGGACCTTGGCATTTTCCTAGTTAGATGCCTCATCTTACCGACAGCCTCCCCAGGCCTCCTGAATTGATAGAAATGGTTCTTAGAGCAGAATCTACAAATAATCAATGATAGTTAATGTTCAGACTCAGACCTCCTCCCATTCTAACCATGGGAGCAAGCAATGACGGCAGTTTCTCCGACGATCCCGCAGAAACACTCTGAGGCTCCCAGAGAAGAAAAGAGTGCGCAAATAGATGAACCCTCTCAGAAGAGCTACTCACGCAGGAGGGCATTTCCCAAACTTGAATAGTTTCTCTGTACCCTGGCTGTCTTTACTTCTCCTTCTGTTAatctcccttcccaccccctATCTCCTGAACACCTTCTCAGCCAAATAACAGCCCAATTGCTCTAGAAGACTATCTCCTTCTTTTATCTGGGTAAATATACACCATCCCAAGTAATTATATTTACGTACTCATGCCTACTCCTTAACCTGGATAATGAACACCCACAGCAttggtaacatttttttttttttgtctctccaAAAGTAAGGAAGCTCCGTTGCAGATCTCTATTCTCTGAAAATTGTTATTTTATCAAGAGAAAGGGGCTTATGTAATGGAGCCAAAAATGACATGATGGTAACTAAGGATACTCATCAGTGAGGAAGGTCAGAGAGGAGATATATGGAGTAGGGGCTTGAAGGAAATAAAGGAATGTTTATTAGTTGGACCAGCAGGGATTATAAAGGATAATTCCTTCTCCCAAATAGCTTACGTCTTCTGGGACATCAGGAAGCTGAAGATAGACATATTAAGAACAATATGTCTGCCTTGCCTTGGCTGGCCCTCCACACCAAAGCCTCAGGTCTCTATCTCAGCTTCAGTTCTCATTCCCCTTCCTGCATTAATAAAAGTCAAGTTGCACCTAGCCCTGCTTGTAGCTGTGGAAACAAAGCCTCTTGAGTCTGAATGTGCACTTCACAAAAGAGAGCGAGAGCAAGAAGACCCGGAAGAAGGTAGAGACTCCTCGATGACCTTCTGCCCTTGGATACTGCTACCTTCACACTCCAGATTAAACTGCGTTAGCAAGCCAAGAGAGGTAACACATGTGGTTCAGGAGACCTGTGCCTGCCTGTTCCATTCCACACCCAGTCATCTCACCacaccctcctcctctctttataTTCCCCTCCAGTCCAGGAACTGCCAGctgcagagaaggaagagaaggaaggagaaactcACCATTCCCTGCCCAACCCCAGCCCCACACCCAGAGCAATCAACAGGTAGGTTTTTCAGACACTACTCAGGAGTCTTTCGAAGAGCAAACAGGTTTAAG
This Rattus norvegicus strain BN/NHsdMcwi chromosome 3, GRCr8, whole genome shotgun sequence DNA region includes the following protein-coding sequences:
- the Ppip5k1 gene encoding inositol hexakisphosphate and diphosphoinositol-pentakisphosphate kinase 1 isoform X21, whose amino-acid sequence is MWSLTANEDEDESATAHFFLGAGDEGLGTCGIGMRTGESDSELLEDEEDEVPPEPQIIVGICAMTKKSKSKPMTQILERLCRFDYLTVVILGEDVILNEPVENWPPCHCLISFHSKGFPLDKAVAYSKLRNPFLINDLTMQYYIQDRREVYRILQEEGIDLPRYAVLNRDPACPEECNLIEGEDQVEVNGAVFPKPFVEKPVSAEDHNVYIYYPSSAGGGSQRLFRKIGSRSSVYSPESSVRKTGSYIYEEFMPTDGTDVKGELWAYSVVLCTCRCTQWGQIMPMLKLESLQLWMGKLNETVRGKRFDIQSC